The DNA segment CCGAGCGGCAGAGGGCCTCGGCAATACCGAGACCTCTCGCGAAGAAATCGAAGCGCTGGTCGACGCCGAGATTATTTCCACTGAAACCGGCTCGAAGCTCGCAGATGCGGTTGGATTTAGAAACCACCTCGCGCACCTATACGGTGATGTCGATCACGATCTGGTGTACGATGTATTACAGGACGATCTCGAATGGATCGATCGATTTCAGCAGGAAATCGCAGCGTGGTTTCGAAATCAATAGCGTAGTACGGCTCGTGACGATCGGCCACCCCACTCGAGCCAGCTCTCACGAAAGTTTACGACGAGAACCATCGACGCGATCCTCGAGCTCTCGAATCACCGCCTCGCGGTCCACAAACGAACCCAACGGACAAACGGCCTCGAGTACACCGAACGCTGGCTGATCCTCCCCGCTGACGCCGAGATTCCGGGTGGATCAGGAGGCGAGGCGTAACAATAGTGTCCTCGGGTGACCGGGGACAGTAGGTTTGTGGACGGCTCGAGAGAGGTTGCATGACTCTCGAGGAAGCCTCACTCACAGGATGCACGTGGGTGTACGAGGATTGGTTAGCGATTGGTGTCTCGCTCGAGTGGTCGTCGGTGGTCATACTGAGAGACAGGGGTTGGATGAGATTCCGAGGACAACAGCTGTTACTGGAGTCTCGAACTCGTCGCTCTGTGTTCTACAAAGAGCTGGGAACGTCACCCGGACGCAAAAACAGCGGCGAGCTCTTCTGGCGTATACAGATAGAGGTCCGGACGTTCCGTTGCAAGCGTTTCCAATTCATCTGTGAACCCGGAACGCGAAAACAGGGTATACGCAATGGTACGATCATCACCCTGCCATCGAACGTCTTCCTCGAGTGACTCGAGATCGGCTAGCAAACTGGTTCCGACAGCAGAAGTAGTCCACTTACATTCGCCGAGTAGTAGCGTATTCGTCTGTGAATCGAGTCCAACGACATCGATTTCTTCCTCCTTGTACCACCATCGACCGACACGAGAGCAGTCAACCGGAAATGCCGGTGTCTGGACTGCTTGTTGGCACACAATTTCAAACGTCTGACTCGTATGCTTCGGGAGTGAATCGGCAAGCGAGTCTCGAATTACTTCCGTTTGCCCCTGCTCGAGTGTTCCCCGATTTGGAGCGACAAACCTGAACCAGAACCGAAGATAATCATCTGCAATCCGGTATATGCCACGCCCGTCTGGATCAGTTACTGGTGTCTCTCGTTCAACAAGCGCTAGCTTCGAGAGGTTTTTGAGATACCGAGAGATACCGCTGGCATCTTTTCCGATCGTGTTCGCGATGTCTGTCACACGGGTCGCTCCCGCAGCAATTGCCTCGAGGATGGCCATGTATGTTGCCGGTTCTCGGAGCTCTTGCCGTAAGAGAAATTCTGGTTCTTCATACAGGAACGCTCCCTTTGAGAGGATGTGTGTCTCGATATTCGCCAGCAGTGAGTGATCAGGATCGAACTGCTCCAGATATGCCGGAATTCCACCAAGTACACTGTAGGCTTGGATCTGCGTATCAATATCATCGTCCGGAAAAAACGCCCGCATGTCCGCGAATGAGAGCGGAGCTAACTCCCACTGGCCGGTTCGTCGACCGTACAGCGGGCTTTCGTAACTCAATACACCCTCTTCCATCACCGAGATTGAAGATCCGAGAAGAACAAGGGAGATCTCCGTGCCTGCGAGTACCTCATCGACAATAGTTTGAAACACAGAAGAGATCGTCTCGTCAGCCTCAACGAGATACGAAAATTCATCCAGAGCAACAACACATGGTCCATCAACTCGGTTTTTGAGATACTGGAATGCATCAACAAACCCATCAACGTTAGGGGTGATGTCGTCAAAAACCGCCGCACAGTGACTAGCAAACTGCGCAGCGTTGTGAGCTGAGCCACGCTGATCACAGAGATAATACAGAGACTGCATCTCGAGCGTTTCCAGAGCCTTGGATACCAGTGTCGTTTTCCCCACACGACGCCGGCCATATACGACGAGTAATTGGCGCTCATCCCGAGCGAGGTGTGAGGTGAGCCACTGTAGCTCTTCGTTGCGGTTGATCATTATGCACGAGATAATATGATCCAATGCATAATAAAGTGGTTGGTTAAAGCCCTCGGTCGAGATCGAAAGATGACCTCCACAGACTGCGTTACGGACAAACTCGTCTCGAGAGTGATCGACGCGATGCTGGACCTCTCAAAGCATCGCATTGCCGTTCGGAAGCGTCAAGAGAGGAAGAACGGCCTCGAGTACACAGAACATCGGTTCATGCTTCCCACCGACGCAGCAATTCCGGGTGAGTCGCCTCGGGAACAAGCCCCAAGGCACTCTCGCTGTATCTCTGTAGAACAGGAGATGAGTAACAGCCGGTGACACCTGCTGTCCTCGGATGACCGGGGACAGGGGGTGAAAGAACGCCTCGAGAGGGGCCGTTTGACTCTCTCAGAAACCTAATTCACAGCACGAGAGCGGGTGTACGAGGGTTGGGTACCGGTGGGTGTGTCGCTCGAGTGGTCGTCGGTGGTCGGACTGAGAGACAGGGGTTAGAGAGGACTCTGAAGACAACAGCTGTCACCGGAACGCTGTGAGCCGTAGTGCACAGAGTTATACCGGTACACTACGTAGTGAGCTACATGAGTCGGAATGATCGAGGTGAGTATTCATCGACGGTAACGGATGAGGAGATCCTTGCATTCATTGCTCGCGAGGATCGCCCAATCCAGACAGCACAGTCAATCAGCGATCAGTTCGGTATCGATCGTTCGCAAGCCTACCGACGACTCCAACATCTTTCCGACGATGGCGTTCTCGAGCGATCAAAGGTTGGAGGGAGAGCTGTCGTATGGTGGCTCTCTACCGAGAGTGAGCAGGCGAGCGAAGCACTGATCAGTGACGTCAACCCAGACGACCCACTGTTTGATCGCGAGACCTTCGAGGCAGGAGAGCCGACCACTACCTCCGAACGCATCGATGACATCCTCTACGGTGACGCTGAATTGGCATGAGCCAGGAGACACCAACTCCACTCTTTATTGACACTGGCGGATTTTACGCGGCGTATGTCGAAGACGACGCTAACCATGCTCGAGCTTCAGCTGTGTTCGACGCGATTCAGGCTGGTAAATACGGACCGATCTTCACGAGCCGGTACGTTCTTGCTGAGCTCGCGACCGTGATCCTCTACCGGAAAAGCCACTACCACGCTGTCTCGACGATCGAGGAGCTCCGGGCCTCAGAGACCATCAATGTGGTTCCAATGACTGAAGACATATTCGACGCGGCAAACCAGCGGTTCGTCGACTACGATGACCAAGAAATCGCGTTCTTCGATCACCTTGGCGGTGCACTCGCTCGTGAATACGAGATTGAACATGTCTTCACATTTGATCCAGACGATTTCCATACGCTAGGATTCACTGTCGTTCCGGCCGATACGGCAGAAGGCACTCGATGTGGTTGACATCCACCCACGGCTTCACAGTAGTTGCTGAAGTAGCCAAGCCACGATTATCGTTGCGGTCGTTGTCTCGGTATGGTCGAGACAACCGAGGCAACACAGGTCAGTAACCCACGACTGAAGTCGTGGGCTTCCTCCTTGCATTTCTGTGAAGCGACCGTCGACGAACACGCCGTTGACGGTCCCGATGGCCACCCCGAGCAGATCACGAGACGATGGCCAGCAGTACTTCCGGTTGCCTGAGCAGGCAGATTCACTCGAGCGAGGCGAAGTCCCGCTTGCCTACACTCGATCTCTCGAAGCATCGAGTAGCCGTTCGCAAACAGACAGAGCGCAAGAACGGCCTCGAGTACACTGAGCGTCGGCTCGTGATCCTCGAAGACGCCGAGATTCCAGGTGAGGAGTAGAAGCCGGTGACACCTGCTGTCCTCGGATGACCGGGGACAGGGGGTGAAAGAACGCCTCGAGAGGGGCCGTTTGACTCTCTCAGAAACCTAATTCACAGCACGAGAGCGGGTGTACGAGGGGTGGGTACCGGTGGGTGTGTCGCTCGAGTGGTCGTCGGTGGTCGGACTGAGAGACAGGGGTTGGAGTGGATTTTGAAGACAACAGCTGTCTCTGGAGACTCCAACTTATCAACCACTCACTCTTGGAGGAGTATTTAGAGTTTCGGCTATTATAGTTCAGACTATTATAGTTCTGCTCGTAACTCCGGAGCACATATGTATCTCCTACCACGACTAGAAGTATGGACCAGTTCGTCAATCGTATCGATGAACTCGAGCGGTTGCAGGCCCTCTATGAGAGTGACGCTGCAGAACTCGCAATTATCTATGGGCGCCGCCAGATCGGCAAGAGCGAACTCGTCCGCCAATCGATTGTCGACCGCGACGATGCCGTGTACTATCAGGCAGTCCAAGGAACAGCGACGACACAGCTCAGACGATTCGTCGAGGCAGCAGCGACGACCTATCCAGACATCACTGCTGTCAAAGAGGAATGGGAACCACTCTTAACGTATCTCACCGACAGAGACGCCATCATCGTCATCGACGAATTCCCGTACCTCATTGAATCGAATGAGGGACTTCCATCGGTCATTCAACACTTGTGGGATACAGCTGTCGAGGAGAGTCAGGCGACGCTCGTACTCACAGGCTCTGCAATCGGCATGATTCATACCCACGTCCTCGATGGCGGTGCGCCACTCTACGGCCGGGTATCCCAGACACCGAATGGCCGCCTCGAACTCACCCAGCTGCCGTTTCGTTCCATCCAAGAGTTCGTGCCGACGTACGATCCCGAAGAACGGGTGTTCGTCTATGGCGTCTTCGGCGGCACACCCCGATATCTCAGCCCTCTCAATCCATCACAGAGTCTCGGAGAAAACATCACGCGGCTGTTGTGCGACCCGGATGGTCCACTCCACGACGAGCCCGAAACCGTCCTCCAGATGGAGCTCAACGAGGTGAACACGTATTTCTCCGTACTGGAATCGATGGCCAGCGGGAGCCGCAGTCGAAACGAGATCGCCCAGGGAGCCGGCATCGAGAGCACCAACACATCGTACTACTTCGACCGGCTGGAAACACTCCAGATCATCGAGAAACACCATCCGGCGCTCGCCGACCCAGCGCGCAGCAAGCGGACTCGGTACCAGATTCGAGATCCCGTATTCCGGTTTTACTTCCGGTATCTCTACGGCCGCGGGGGACAGTACGAACTCTACGGCGAGAACGCCTACGCGGATCTCATCGAACCGGAATTGCCCGACTTCGTCAGCGAAACGTTCGAATCGCTCTGTCACCAGGCGGTACCGGCGCTCTATGCAGACTACCAGCTCACACAGGTGCCAAGTCAGTGGTGGTACAAGGGCCGGGAGGTAGATGTCGTCGCACCAACTGACGAGTCAACGCTGATCGCTGGCGAAGCGAAATTTACCAACACCCCCCTTGGTTATGACGTGCTCACGGATCTCGAAGGCGACGTGGAGCACATCGACTGGACGCCCATTGGAGGTGGTGAGCCGACGTATGAATTCGCCTTGTTCAGCCGTTCTGGATTCAAACGCTCCGTCGAGGAAGCTGCAGACGAGCGTGATGATCTTCGTCTCTTCGATCTATCTGATATCGTTGCTATTCTTGAGAGTCAGTAACCCACGACTGAAGTCGTGGGCTTCCTCCTTGCATTTCTGTGACTGCCCGACGAGCTGTAAGTACAGGGCAAGCAGGTACCGGAGTAGCTATCGATCTCTATGATCACTGTCAAAATCCGCCTGCTGCATACAGAGGATGGATGCAGCAAATCAACCTCATTTGTTTCAATCAAGCCACGCCAAATCAGCCGTTCGGTTGACCGGTGTGACATCCTCGCCCGGCGTGAACGCCGGGGCTTCCACCGCAGGTGGAATACCAGCAAGGTGCTGGATTGAGGTTTCAAGACGTGTGCGCGTCACCGGTCTCCGGCTCCGTCCCCGCTCCCACTGCTGGTGAGCTGGACGAAACCTTGTCATCGGAAGCCCGCCTCTCGGACGGGAGTTCCTTACTCGGTGGCGTGTCTTGGTGAGCCTGCCACTGGCCCCCGCTCTGTGGCGAGTCATCGTCTGCCGATTTCCAAGGCAGGCTCTCTCCCCACGGATTTAGCCGATTGGCTATATTCGCTGCTGCGTTCAAATCCGCCTGATATTCCGACACCCAACACTTCTCATTCGTACACTTGAACGTGCCTTGATGCGGTCTGTACCCGACATGTTGACACGTATGGCACGTTTTCGACGTGTGGTGCGGATGCACGTATTCCACAGGAATCCCGTGTTCCGCTGCCTTATCTTCGATTCGTGACTGTAAGCGGGAGAACAGCCACTTACCGAGGCGTCGATTCCAGTACTTCCCGATGTCCTCGTCGGTGATACCGTCGAGGTATTCAAGGACGATGACCGGGTTTTCGAACTGGGTTGTGTATTCGACGGCCCGATATGAGGCTTTCTCTACTTCGTCTTCGATGGCGTCTTGCCACCGCCCCCACACGAGATCGTCCAAGAGGTCCGACGCATATCGTGGTTTCAACCGGTCTTCAGTACTGGCTTGTTTCTGTCGGAGGTGTCGGACGCGGCCACCATCCACGAACAACGGGTCAACGGGCGTGTCGTCCCGGAGGGCACAGCCCACCAAGAGTTTGGATTCACCCACGTCGAACCCGACAGGGGTCACGTCGTCACTGTCACACGAACACGAGTGGTCTGGTTTGACTTCGTAGTTCGCGGTGACATGCAACACCCATCTGTCACCGTCGCGTTGTAGGCGGAGTTCGCCCGACCACACGCTGTCGTCTTCGTCGTCGATCAGTGAGTGCCACCAGTCTTCTTGTTCGGGGTTCAATTGGAGTGGTATCCAGAAATTTGTCCCGCGACCGGGGAGCGGGACTTCCCAACAGACTTCGTGGTGTCGGTCGTCGTCGTGGTCGAAGACGGCTGCGGTGTTTGCGTAGCGGATTGGATGGGTGTCTGCGAGTTGCTTCGCATCATACGTGTCCTCATCGAGCAGGTTTGGGACGTATTGTTTGAGTGCGTTTTTGGAGTGGTAGTTGAGGTCTTCACCAGTGACGATCTCGTTGACCGCAGTCATCGTGTCGCACTCGCCATTGAAGCTGCGACGGAGCAACGATTCGTATCGATCATGTTCATCATGGAGCTTACGCTGCTTGTGCTGGGTGGGTGGGGCAAGGTACGCTTCGAGCGTCTTGCACTCTTCACTCATTCTTCAGCAGCGTCGAGTCCTTGTTCGATGAGTTCGGCGTATGCGAAGTCCATTCGCAGACCGTTCTCTCGGGAATATTCTTTGACTCGTTCGTGGAGGTCGCTTCCACGGTTGATGGCGATATCAACTCGCATCCGTTTTTAGGTACGTTTTCTCGTACCTTAAAGGTTCGTGTCGGCATTGGGTATTCAGAGGGCTGTCGCTCGTGGTTTACGTAGTGGAGTGACGCGATTCACGCCCGCCGTGAACGGCGGGATTCTCTCGCTGCAAGAAGATAGCGTACCAGCGCAGATGACGCTCACGGCCTACGAAGAGTCGGAACCCTCTGCCAGCGACGACTAACTGGTATTCTCCATGCGTGGGAAGCCTCGCCGTTTACGGCGAGGAGGATGTCACGCAATCTCAACACACCAAATAACGTCGAATAACTACTTGATCCGTCCCAGTGTTTATTTGTGACTCAGCCGTACGACTACCTAATGTCTCACTTTGCGGATGACGTCGAGACGATTGCGGCAGTCGGTGGCTACGACGACACCGACGACGTTCTCGAGGATGCGGTTCGAGAACTGCTGCGGCGGCGGCCAGAACTCCGAACGTCGCTTGCAATCGAAAAGTACCGGACGGGAGATGTGAGTCTCAATCGAGCGGCTGAGTTGGCAGATATGTCGACTGAACGGCTTAAAGATGAACTCACCGACCGCGGTATCGATCGGTCAGCCGGGTTTTTGGACCCTGCCGATCGCGAACGCGAACTCAACGAGTTCAGTGGGTAGTGGTGTGTCGATGACGATCGTCGATAACAACGTATTGAGTGCGCTGGCGAAGATTGAGCGCTGCTCTCTGTTAGCGGAGGTCTTCGAGACGGTTGGCACACCGACGGGGGTTATCGGTGAGCTTGACCGAGCTGAGGCTTCGGGATACGAATTCGTCTCTCGTATTGAGTCGGTAAAGTCGTACAACGATGGCTGGTTGGAGGTCCTTTCGCCGACACAAGCAGAACTTCAGGTTGCGGACGATTTTCGAGATCACGCCCTGTCGACGACTGATGCGCAGTGTCTCGCGATTGCATCCGAACGAAATCGACGCCTCATTACCGACGACGCTCATGTCGGAACGGTCGGTCAGCAACGAGACGTGACGGTCTGGGACCTCACGCTGTTTCTCAAAGCTGCAATCCGGGTTGATGCAATCGAAACCGTCGACGAACTCACGGCGATACGTGACGACCTCCAGCATGCCGATGGCTATCGATTCGCCGCTGCCGACGAGGAATCGTTGTTTGATGAATTCTCGTAGTGTAATTGGCGCTCATCCCGAGTGAGGTGTGAGGTGAGCCACTGGAACTCTTCATCGCGGTTAATCATTATGCACGAGATAATATGATCCAATGCATAATAGAGTGGTTGGTTAAAGCTCTCGGTCGAGATTGAAAGATGGCCCCATAGACTGTGTTACGGGAAAACGGGTCTCGGGTACACAGAACATCGGTTCATGCTTCCCACCGACGCAGCAATTCCGGGTGAAACAGGAGATAAGTATCAGCCATGATAGTTGGTGTCCTCGGACAGCTAGGGACAGGGGGCGAGAGAACGCCTCGAGAGAGGCCGTTTGGCTCTCTCAGAAACCTAATTCACACTAGGACAGCGGGTGTACGAGGGGTGGTTACCGGTTGGTGTGTCACTCGAGTGGTCGTCGGTGAGAATAGTGACGGACGGGGGTTGAAGAGGATATTTCGACGACAACAGCTGTCACTGGAGATCGTTACGAACTTCCCTTTATCGGCCGACTCCGATATAGTGTTCATATATTTGGACTGGAGTAAATTATTTGAGCGCACGAGTTATAGGGTGGATATGGGAGAATCAGATCAGGGGAGGTGGACAGAACAGATGAGCGGCCGTGAACGAGTCCGCGGAGTCGCCGAAACGCTAAGTGACCCAACACCTGTCCAAGAAATCGCAGATCGGGCAGCGGTGTCACGGACAACAGCGGACGATGAACTCCAGCGGATGGAAAATGACGACTGGGTCATTGAAACGACAATTGATGGGGCAAAAGCATACGACGTGAATCCAGTTCGGATGCTTTTTGACGAGGTCAGCACCCTCATTGAGGAGCATACGCGGGAAGAGTTAGAGGAGCAACTCACGGAGTTGAAAGACGAACAAGAAGCGTTAACATCGGAATTCAACGCCGGCTCACTCGAGGAGTTTCGGGAACAACTCGCCGAAGAGGAATTGTCGGCTTCGGAACTTCGCGAACGGCGGAATGTGATCGCTACATGGGAGACGGTCAACACGGAACTCGCGCTCGTGAAACATGCGCTCCACCTGTATGGCGATGTCGTCGAGCTTACCTCAGCCAAAAATAACAGTTTCTCCTCGTTTGCCTAATGGTCGTTTTTCTCGCGAACCGAGCCAATCTACAGAGCAAACGGCTCCACGATCGCATCCGCAATCGGATCAGTGCCGAGTTCGATGACGTTCACCGACGCCGCACCGAACCACGGGAGGCTGGACCGTACCGCGTCGTCGGCACAGTGAACCCACAACAGTTCCTAGATGAGAAAACATATCCGACGACGATCGCACGAATCGAAGTCGGATTCCAACTGCAGACGGGCGAACCGTACGAGTACTACTGGTTCAACTGGATCGAACCGGAACGACAACTGTTGGTTGGATGGCACCAGGACGATACGCACGACGATCTTGGACCAGTTCACCTGCAAGTGAGCGATAGCGCAACAGCTGTGGACCATCAACCAGCCGACTTCATCGACTCACACCCGCTCGACGTGGTCGAGCAAAGACTCGAATCACTCCCCGATGCAGTCACTGCAGTCAAGTGGAACGACGAACGACCGGCTGGGCTTCGGTGAATGAACAAAGCCACCGCAAATAAGAATCGTGTACGGAACTCCAAAGCCGCGAACTCGAGAACGGCGCGTACCTGCGTGAAGACACCGTCGACGAGCATGCCGTCGATGCCACCGAGGGCCGCCTCGAGCAGATCACGAGACGATGGCCAACAGTACTTCTGGTTGCCCGAGCAGGCAGACCCACTCGAGCGCGGTGACGTTTCGTTAGCCTATGGCGACCTCCTCCCAATTCAGCAACTCGCTCGGATGGACATGGATTGGAGGAGACCCTGAAGACAACAGCTGTCACAGGAGTCTCTCGGGATCAGTATGTTTCGACGCTGATCTCATCAACACGACTGAACTCATCCACATTCCGGGTAAGAACTCTTGAATCGGGTCGTTCGGCGGCTGTAGCGGCGATAAGGATATCAACCGCTCCAATTTGCTCGCCGCGATCTTTCAGTGAGCCCTGGATCTGGATCGCTCGACGGGACTCACTCGGTCCAAGCGGGACCACCTCCATCTCTTCGATCATCGTATCGAACTGGTTCTGATATTGTTTGGATTCACCCCGCAATCCAATCCCGACCTCATAGACCGTTAGCGACGAGACAGCAACCGGGGTTTTTGACCCAATCAATTGCTCAAGGAAGTCGACTGCAACGGGGTGCTCCCTGACCAGATCATTCAGAAATGTCGAATCGAGGATCATCAGCTACGAACTCTTCCCGTCCATCTGCTGGTTGAACTCTTCTCTCCACTCTCGGGAGCGCTCCTCCGCCCGGTCCGCAGCATCATCACCAAGTATACCGACGATCTGACGCAATGGTTCTGCGGGTGCCACCTCCTCGTCGGTAGCAGCATCAGGTCGCCACCAGACCACGGCTCGGCTACCGACCGTTTTCCCCCTCAACGTACTCTGGTCCTCGAGTGTGTGTAACTTCTCAAGCACCGTTCGCCGTGAACAACCGAGTATTTCTGCAATCTCAGGGGCAGTTAGTGGCTCCGTCGGATCATCGCGCTCATCAAACACGTGTAAAACGTCCTCGAGTGTGACGTCCGGTGTCGGTCCCGGCTTTCCCATATCTATCTATACACACGAGGGCAGGAAAAGTGTTCCTACGTAGGCAGTGTTTTAATCAGCCGTAGTTGGTACTTGCTGTCTCGGGCGCCCGTCGCTTCTCGAGTCGAGACGAGCACATCGCCCACCTCGAAGAGGATCGTGATCGACTCGAGGGTCGGGCGACAATCCGTGGAAGTGCGTGGCACAGGAAGTCCAAGAGTACGTCAAGGCGAGCGACCTCAAACACTGGATCCGCCGGCGAAAACCCGGTGTGAGCGACACCTACGCGAAGAAGCTGGTCTCGAGTACACGAAGCGTCGTCTCGTGATCCCCGAAGACGCCGAGATTCCAGGAGAGACGACAGGTGATGAGTAGAAGCCGGTGACACCTGCTGTCCTCGGATGACCGGGGACAGTCAGTTAGAGAGGGCCTCGAGACGGGCCGTTTGACTCTCTCAGACGCCTAACTCACAGATGTACGCGGCTGTACGCGGGTTCATTACCGGTCGGTATGTTTTTCGAGTGGTTGTCGGTGGTCACAATGTGGGATACGGATCGAAGGTGAACCTGAAGACAACAGCTGTCACTGAAGTTCCTAAAAGATAGTATAACGCCCTGCACGCCCGCGATGTGGATGTCGTCTTTCACCGTTGCCACTGACCACGGGAAGACATTGCTTTGTGCCCCAGGCTCGCCTCGCTCGGTACCGCAAAACTGCCGGGGCGGTGCGACTGGGTAGTGAACGCGACGACGATCGATTCTTCATCGGGATAGGGTAGACGGTCGGCTGACACGACTAACCACGGCCTTGGGTTCCCGCCGCCCGGTTTGAACGGGTCGGGCGCCCACACGCCCTCCCCTCGTGACGCCATCTAGGCGTCCCCACTCTTGTCGCGCTCGGTGATGGGTTCAACGGCGGTTTCCATCCACATCTCGACTTCCTTGTCGGAGAACCCACCGTCTCTCGCGTCAACCGCGGTGGCGCTGTGGTGGGTAGCTGATGCCACTGAGTGTTCAGTGTCGGCGATTTTTCAGTACTGACCACGGTGGTTGACTAGCCCGTGCTGTTCGAGACGATTGAGCGTCGGCCCGACGCTCCCCTGTGGCACGTCGACAGCGTCGACGATTTCCCGCTGTCGGAACGCCTTGTCGGCGTTCTCGAGGAGGAATTGGTAAACCTTCCCTTGTGTCGTGTCGGGGGCGAGATCCAACGTTGGCCCATCCTCATCAATCGTCTGGAATTTGTCTTTGGAGATCGGCATCGTATGTATCTATTTGTATTCGTTCCTATAGACCGTTAGCGAGGACACTGCAACTGGGGTTTTTGACGCAATCAATTGGTCGAGGAAGTCTACTGGCGGAATAGGTCGAGTGCCTCGGGGCTTGATTCCGAGGCGGTTCACAAAGAGGCATACGTGGACCGTCTACGAGAAACGCCGACGCGAGGCAACACCGATCGGAAGTGAGTGACGGCCCAAACGGCTGTATAGCGCTGTTTCGTTAAGTGTGAAAAGTGAGGCGGTGAGGTTTTGTGGTGGCCGTGTGAAA comes from the Natronolimnobius sp. AArcel1 genome and includes:
- a CDS encoding DUF86 domain-containing protein, encoding MQDVSKATYLDDIVLQRAVERSLMNAIQSCIDLASHIRAAEGLGNTETSREEIEALVDAEIISTETGSKLADAVGFRNHLAHLYGDVDHDLVYDVLQDDLEWIDRFQQEIAAWFRNQ
- a CDS encoding ATP-binding protein, producing MINRNEELQWLTSHLARDERQLLVVYGRRRVGKTTLVSKALETLEMQSLYYLCDQRGSAHNAAQFASHCAAVFDDITPNVDGFVDAFQYLKNRVDGPCVVALDEFSYLVEADETISSVFQTIVDEVLAGTEISLVLLGSSISVMEEGVLSYESPLYGRRTGQWELAPLSFADMRAFFPDDDIDTQIQAYSVLGGIPAYLEQFDPDHSLLANIETHILSKGAFLYEEPEFLLRQELREPATYMAILEAIAAGATRVTDIANTIGKDASGISRYLKNLSKLALVERETPVTDPDGRGIYRIADDYLRFWFRFVAPNRGTLEQGQTEVIRDSLADSLPKHTSQTFEIVCQQAVQTPAFPVDCSRVGRWWYKEEEIDVVGLDSQTNTLLLGECKWTTSAVGTSLLADLESLEEDVRWQGDDRTIAYTLFSRSGFTDELETLATERPDLYLYTPEELAAVFASG
- a CDS encoding helix-turn-helix domain-containing protein is translated as MSRNDRGEYSSTVTDEEILAFIAREDRPIQTAQSISDQFGIDRSQAYRRLQHLSDDGVLERSKVGGRAVVWWLSTESEQASEALISDVNPDDPLFDRETFEAGEPTTTSERIDDILYGDAELA
- a CDS encoding type II toxin-antitoxin system VapC family toxin produces the protein MSQETPTPLFIDTGGFYAAYVEDDANHARASAVFDAIQAGKYGPIFTSRYVLAELATVILYRKSHYHAVSTIEELRASETINVVPMTEDIFDAANQRFVDYDDQEIAFFDHLGGALAREYEIEHVFTFDPDDFHTLGFTVVPADTAEGTRCG
- a CDS encoding ATP-binding protein, whose translation is MDQFVNRIDELERLQALYESDAAELAIIYGRRQIGKSELVRQSIVDRDDAVYYQAVQGTATTQLRRFVEAAATTYPDITAVKEEWEPLLTYLTDRDAIIVIDEFPYLIESNEGLPSVIQHLWDTAVEESQATLVLTGSAIGMIHTHVLDGGAPLYGRVSQTPNGRLELTQLPFRSIQEFVPTYDPEERVFVYGVFGGTPRYLSPLNPSQSLGENITRLLCDPDGPLHDEPETVLQMELNEVNTYFSVLESMASGSRSRNEIAQGAGIESTNTSYYFDRLETLQIIEKHHPALADPARSKRTRYQIRDPVFRFYFRYLYGRGGQYELYGENAYADLIEPELPDFVSETFESLCHQAVPALYADYQLTQVPSQWWYKGREVDVVAPTDESTLIAGEAKFTNTPLGYDVLTDLEGDVEHIDWTPIGGGEPTYEFALFSRSGFKRSVEEAADERDDLRLFDLSDIVAILESQ
- a CDS encoding zinc ribbon domain-containing protein — protein: MSEECKTLEAYLAPPTQHKQRKLHDEHDRYESLLRRSFNGECDTMTAVNEIVTGEDLNYHSKNALKQYVPNLLDEDTYDAKQLADTHPIRYANTAAVFDHDDDRHHEVCWEVPLPGRGTNFWIPLQLNPEQEDWWHSLIDDEDDSVWSGELRLQRDGDRWVLHVTANYEVKPDHSCSCDSDDVTPVGFDVGESKLLVGCALRDDTPVDPLFVDGGRVRHLRQKQASTEDRLKPRYASDLLDDLVWGRWQDAIEDEVEKASYRAVEYTTQFENPVIVLEYLDGITDEDIGKYWNRRLGKWLFSRLQSRIEDKAAEHGIPVEYVHPHHTSKTCHTCQHVGYRPHQGTFKCTNEKCWVSEYQADLNAAANIANRLNPWGESLPWKSADDDSPQSGGQWQAHQDTPPSKELPSERRASDDKVSSSSPAVGAGTEPETGDAHTS
- a CDS encoding UPF0175 family protein — protein: MSHFADDVETIAAVGGYDDTDDVLEDAVRELLRRRPELRTSLAIEKYRTGDVSLNRAAELADMSTERLKDELTDRGIDRSAGFLDPADRERELNEFSG
- a CDS encoding ArsR family transcriptional regulator → MGESDQGRWTEQMSGRERVRGVAETLSDPTPVQEIADRAAVSRTTADDELQRMENDDWVIETTIDGAKAYDVNPVRMLFDEVSTLIEEHTREELEEQLTELKDEQEALTSEFNAGSLEEFREQLAEEELSASELRERRNVIATWETVNTELALVKHALHLYGDVVELTSAKNNSFSSFA
- a CDS encoding PIN domain-containing protein, with the protein product MILDSTFLNDLVREHPVAVDFLEQLIGSKTPVAVSSLTVYEVGIGLRGESKQYQNQFDTMIEEMEVVPLGPSESRRAIQIQGSLKDRGEQIGAVDILIAATAAERPDSRVLTRNVDEFSRVDEISVETY
- a CDS encoding HTH domain-containing protein, coding for MGKPGPTPDVTLEDVLHVFDERDDPTEPLTAPEIAEILGCSRRTVLEKLHTLEDQSTLRGKTVGSRAVVWWRPDAATDEEVAPAEPLRQIVGILGDDAADRAEERSREWREEFNQQMDGKSS
- a CDS encoding TrmB family transcriptional regulator, translating into MPISKDKFQTIDEDGPTLDLAPDTTQGKVYQFLLENADKAFRQREIVDAVDVPQGSVGPTLNRLEQHGLVNHRGQY